In Desulfonispora thiosulfatigenes DSM 11270, the genomic stretch TCGATAATCCTAGTAAAATTAAAACAATTGTTGGCACTAAAATTTTAATTGCTAGTGAATTTTTTAAACGATTCATAAATTTCCCTCCACACAATATTGCAAATATTTATGTATATATTCTTTATATTTTTAACAATTCCTCTCTTAAAATAATTCTTTTATGCATTTAATAAATTATCCTTATAAATTTATGTTCATTATTTGCCCAAAATATTCTTGATTGTCCTTAATTACCTTTTCATTACCTACAATACAGTGATAATCATCTTCTAAAACCTTTTTAAGTAGAGGTACTAACTCCCGGATTTTTTTCTCGTTTGTATCCAATATTTGTTTTCTATTTTCTTGTACATCTTTATAACTACAATTAACTAAATGATTCATAGCCGAAAGCCTAGACTGTTCATAGGGACTAAGTGGTCTATCTAAATCACTTATTGCGCCAATAATATACTTATTTATCTCATTATCAGTAACTTTAAAACCTTCTATAAATTTAGGTAATTCTTTAAATACCTCTAAGGTTTTGCTTAAATTTGGATCTCGATAGGAAAAGAGAATAAAGTCTCCCGTACTACTAAAACTAGCCCTTGCTCCATATGCTCCCCCCTGCATCCTCACTCGATTCCATAAATACTCTGTATCAATGATATTTTCTAAAACCTTCATGCTACCATGATATTCATAACCTAGATTTTTAAAATTATTCCCTTGTATGACATGTTGTACTTGTACAGGGCTAATGATTCCCTCATTTTTTTTCACCATCTTAAACTTAAACAAGTTAGCTTTTGTTTGTTTATTATTAAGGCTCTTTAAATAATCAGGTAAAGTATCGCTCACACTTTTATATTTATCTTTATCACAAGTAATGCTTATAAGTAATCCTTGCTTGTTAAAAATCAGCTTACTTACTTCTTGTAAATTAGCCCTAATTTCGTTTTCCCTTGTAGATAATCCCTCAGCTGTTTGCGTAATAAAGTGATTAAAGCTAAGTCCTCCAAGCTCATTATACGCTTCGCCTGGGTTAAAATATGATAAACAACGTTTAATAGCTAACCTTTCACCACTTTCAAGGGCTAGATTTTGACTTGTTAATTTTACTTTTTTAATCTCTGTCGCTAAATTTTTAGTTTCCTTAAAATTACTCGTACCTATTTCAGATAAAATCTTAAAAACCTCAGGCAAATTACTTTCTAATACTTTTGCCGAGATGATAAATTTAGGATAAAAGACATTCTTATCCTTATAATCTGTAAAAGCCCGAACTTCACAACCAATTCCTCCTGTATGCATTTTTATCTTCTCTTTTAATTCTTCCTGGCTTAAACCTTTTGTATCTACCTTTCCTAAAAGCTGGGCTAGTAAATAAAGATAGGAAATTTTCTCTTGAGGTACTTTACTAGCATCAAAGTAAAAATCTAAATAAACTAATTCTCCTGTTTCAAAAGGATGATGTAAGACATTGGTTTCTTCTATACTTTTTTTTAACATTTCTGGTTTTTGCGGAGTTCTAATATCTCGTAGAGAGATTTTAGGTATTTTGGCTACTGTTTCTTTTTCATCTGGCTTTACTTGCCAGGATTTTAGCTTTTCATTTAAATTTAGGATTTCATCTACATCAGCTTCTGATAGACTTTCTGTAATCTTTGTTAACCTTTCTGCTACTTTTATCTTGTTTTTATCTAAAAGATAAGGGTCAGGTTTAACGATAACCTGAGATTGATGCTTATTTTCTAATAAATAAGTTTTAATTAAATTTTCAAAATACTTATTAGGTATTTCTGATTTTATTTTTTCTAAAGTTTCTTCATATTCTAAAAATAGGCTGGGGTCATGATCATATAACCAGCTACTCATTACCTTCATATTATAGTTAATTCCTCGACCAGCATTTAAACTCTCTTCACGCAATGAAATTTCCACTTGATTAATTGCACTTTTAATTAATTCCGGCTCTATACCTTCGTCTACCATTTTAGTTAAACTACTTTCTACGATTCTTTCAAATCTCTGTTGATCATATTCCTTTGCATTTTCTACAACTATTCCTAATATGGGTTGCTGAATACTTGGTTCATAAAAAGATGATATATTTTCCCCAATATCTGCAAAGTTTAAAGCTTCTTTTAATGGAGAAGAATTGTTATCGAGTACTAAATTTAAAATTTGAAAGGCCCAGGTTAATTCTTGATTCTGATTTTCGCCTAAAACATAATTTCGACTTATATATGTTTTATTATCTGTACTTTCACCCTTATTACTTGGATAACTGCCTATAAAATATTTTTTTTCTGTAAATGTTGGTTCAAGTGGAATTTTAGAAGCTATTTTCTTTTGGGAAAAATTACGTAAATATTCTTTGTTTAAGTATCTTAATGTTTGACTAAGGTTTAAATCCCCGTATAAATAAATAAAACTATTAGAAGGATGATAATATTTTTGATGATATTCTAAAAATTCCTTACTACTTAAATTTGGAATTGCTAAAGGATCACCCCCTGAGTCCTTTGAGTAAACTGTATTTGGAAAAAGTGAATTTAAAATATTACGTAATAAATAATTAGAGGGCGTTGAATAAACTCCTTGCATTTCGTTATAAACAACACCTTGATAATTTAAAATACTCTTTTCATCCTTTAACTCATAATGCCATCCCTCTTGCCTAAAAACCTCAGGATTTTGATAAAAATTAGGGTAAAAAACAGCATCTAAATAAACATCCATTAAATTTCTTAGTTCCTTTTCATTTACACTAGCACATGGATACATCGTGTAATCAGGGGCAGTTGCAGCATTTAAATAAGTATTTAAAGACCCTTTATTTAACTCTACAAAAGGATCTTTTAAAGGATATTTACGTGAACCACAAAATACACTATGCTCGATAATATGTGCTACCCCTGTATTATCAGTAGGTGGTGTGCGAAAGTTTATAGAAAAAACTTTATTTTCATCATCATTATCAATATGTATTAGCCTTGCCCCTGTTTTTTTGTGCTTAAATATTTTTACATTAGAGTTTATTTCGGAAATTGTTTTTTCTTCAATAAGCCTAAATCCATACTTATTAATCTTAAAATACTGAACACCTTGATATACAAGAAAAGCTATTAATACAATAGTAACAGCTAATATAACCTTGCGGTTTAAGACATATAGTTTCATTACACACCCTCTTTTTTTATTCTCCTTATATTTTATATGCAAAATTTTGAAAAATATTAATTGTATTATTCAGTAATAATGTAGCCTGATCATAAAAAAACTCCTCTCATAGTAAAACAGTCTTATTTTCACTGTCTACTATAAGAGGAGCATATAATATTTTTAGCTATAATTTTCTGTTGATGCAATTTCTTTTAAAGTTGTACTTATTTCTTCATGTGCTTTATTTTCTGCTGCTAACTTTTTAAAGGCTACGCTAAGCATTAATTTTATACGATTTAATTGATTAACTTCGCTCGCCCCAGGATCATAATCGATAGGAGAAATATTAGCCTTAGGGTAATGCCTTTTAATTTCTGAAATCATCCCTTTACCAGTGATATGATTTGGCAAACACGCAAAAGGCTGCACGCACACTACATTTTCTACTCCACTTTCGATTAATTCAATCATTTCAGCTGTTAAAAACCAACCTTCTCCTGTTTGATTACCTAAAGAAATAATGGGCTCTGCTTTTTTTGCTAGTTCATATATCTTAATTGGAGGACTAAAAGATTTACTTTCACTTAATGCCTTTTTCATTTCTCTCCGATAAAATTCAATAACATTAATCGCTAGTTTTCCTAATAAATTTCCTTTGAAGCTACCAGATAATTTATCATATTTATAAACAGAATCAAAGGCAGAATATAATAAAAAGTCCGTTAAATCTGGCATTACAACTTCAGCCCCCTCTTCTTCTAAATGAAGGGCAATATTATTATTTGCAAAAGGATGAAACTTTACTAAGATTTCGCCAACTACTCCTATTTTAGGTTTCTTAATATTATTGATTTCTAAATTATCAAAGTCCTGGACAATTTTATACATATTAGCTTCAAATTCCTTAAACCTGCCTCTGACGACAGCCCTTTTACAAATTTCTACCCACTTATCATAAAGTAGATTAGTACTTCCTACTATTTTCTCATAAGGTCGTACAGCAAAAACCAGACGCATTAATAAATCTCCGTATAATAATGCCATACAACCTTTATGGAATAATTTATATGTCCATTTAAAACCAGGGTTTTTTTCTAATCCTCCTGAATTAATGGAGATAACAGGTATTTCTCCTAACTCTGCATCTTTAAGAGCCTTTCGGATAAAGGCAATATAATTAGTTGCCCTACATCCTCCACCTGTTTGACTAATCATGACTGATGTTTTAGTTAAATCATATTTTCCAGATTTTAAAGCTTTCATTATTTGCCCTACAACAATAATCGAAGGATAGCAAGCATCATTATTGACATACATCAACCCTTCATTGATATCCTGTTGCTCAACTTCCGGCAAAATTTCTATTTTATAACCTTCAGAATTAAATGCAGGCTCTAAAAATTGAAAATGTATAGGTGACATTTCCGGTACTAATATTGTATGATTTTTTTTCATTTCTTCTGTAAACACTTTTCGTGGTGTTAAATCATAAAGTTTCCTAGGCTCAAATTTTATAGCATCCCGTTCATTCATTGCCGCTAATAAAGAACGAAGTCTAATTCGGACAGCTCCTAGATTATTAATTTCATCAATTTTTAATACTGTAAATATTTTGCCAAAACGCTCTAAAATTTCTTGAACTTGATCAGTTGTAACTGCATCTAGACCACAACCAAAGGAATTTAATTGAATTAATTCGATATTCTTTTCCTTTGCGACAAAACTAGCTGCCCTATATAATCTTGAATGATATACCCATTGATCGACAACACGTAAGGGTCTCTCTATATCACCTAAATGAGCTACGGAATCCTCAGTTAAGACAGCAAGGCCAAATGAAGCTATTAAATCATCTATCCCATGATTAATTTCCGGATCAATATGATATGGCCTACCTGCTAAAACAATTGCTTTGGTACCGTTTTCTTGCAACTGTTTAACTACTTCCAAACCTTTATCTTTAATTTTTTGCTGAAAATTTTCTAATTCTTGATACGCCTTTTTTACTGCTTGATCTATTTCCCTTTTAGGGATCTGAAAACTCTTTAATTCTTCAGTCAATCTTTTACTTAATCTTTTTTCATTATCAAGTGGTAGAAACGGATAGATAAAATTAATATCTTCTTTACGGATTTCATCCATATTGGCCTTTATTACTTCTGGGTAAGAAGTAACAACAGGACAATTGAAATTATTATCTGCTTCTATCTCTTCTTTTATCTCCAAGGGGATACATGGATAGAATATATTTTTAATGCCTTTATTTAATAAACTAACTATATGTCCGTTTGTGATTTTTGCTGGATAACATAAAGACTCCGAAGGGATAGTCTCCATTCCTAGTTCATATACCTTTCTAGTGGATCTATCTGATAAGACAACTCTAAATTTAAGTGCTGTAAAAAAGGTATGCCAAAACGGATAATTTTCATACATATTTAAGACACGGGGTATTCCAATTTCCCCCCTAGTAGCCTCACCTTTAGTAAGACTTTTATATTTAAATAGTTCGTTATATTTAAACTTAAATAAATTAGGAACACTAGAAGCCTTCGTTAATTTTCCTACTCCCTTTTCGCAGCGATTACCTGAGATAAATTCTCTATTATCTGAAAATCTATTAATAGTTAATAAGCAATTATTTCCACACTCCCTACATCTATCTAAAGATACATCCATGGTGAAATTATCTAATTCAGTAAGTCCTAATAAACTAGATTTATGGTCTTCCTCATATCTTTCTTTAGCAATTAAAGCACTCCCATAGGCTCCCATTATTCCTGCAATATCTGGCCTGATAACATTTTTACCTATAGTTAGCTCAAAACTTCTCAGCACTGCATCATTGTAAAATGTTCCACCTTGCACAACGATATTATTTCCTAATTGATCATAATTAGTAACCTTAATTACCTTAAAAAGAGCATTTTTAATAACTGAATAAGCAATCCCCGCTGAAATATCACCAACTTCGGCTCCATCCTTTTGTGCTTGCTTTACTTTAGAATTCATAAAGACTGTGCACCTAGTTCCTAGATCAACCGGCTTTTCTGCAAAGATACCCTTTTTCGGAAACACCTTAGTATCAATATTTAAGGAATGGGCAAATGTCTCAATAAAAGACCCACACCCTGATGAACAAGCTTCATTAAGCATAATACTATCGATGACACCATTTTTAACATACATACATTTCATATCTTGCCCACCAATGTCTAAAATAAAGTCAACATCAGGGGAGAAAAATTTAGCTGCCTTATAATGGGCAACTGTTTCAATTTCTCCTATATCAATTTTTAAAGCTGTTTTTAATAACGATTCTCCATATCCAGTTACAGCTGAATTAACTATTTTTATATCTTCAGGTATAATATTATAAATTTCTTTTAATGCCCTTATTACTGACTGAAGGGGGCTCCCTCCATTACTACCATAATAAGAATAAACTAAATTTCCTAAATCATCGATCAATGCTAATTTGGTAGTTGTAGAACCTGCATCAATTCC encodes the following:
- a CDS encoding 2-hydroxyacyl-CoA dehydratase, with product MKKLLHMGLDIGSTTIKIAVLNNNQLIYSKYKRHYSDIKTTVKQAFEEVYPLFKGQKVTINVTGSGGFYVAKKLNIDFIQEVIACTEAIEKIIPKTDVAIELGGEDAKITYLGDNVEQRMNGTCAGGTGAFIDQMSTLLKTDALGLNELAKNYKVIYPIASRCGVFAKTDIQPLLNEGASREDLAASILQAVVNQIISGLACGMPIKGNVAFLGGPLYFLSELRERFIETLNLKQENIIFPENSQYFVAIGAALASKKNEPCFLKTIYDGLINLDKYDIEEKNILTPLFIDNKDYEDFLTRHNRTKVNRISLKDIKGKCFLGIDAGSTTTKLALIDDLGNLVYSYYGSNGGSPLQSVIRALKEIYNIIPEDIKIVNSAVTGYGESLLKTALKIDIGEIETVAHYKAAKFFSPDVDFILDIGGQDMKCMYVKNGVIDSIMLNEACSSGCGSFIETFAHSLNIDTKVFPKKGIFAEKPVDLGTRCTVFMNSKVKQAQKDGAEVGDISAGIAYSVIKNALFKVIKVTNYDQLGNNIVVQGGTFYNDAVLRSFELTIGKNVIRPDIAGIMGAYGSALIAKERYEEDHKSSLLGLTELDNFTMDVSLDRCRECGNNCLLTINRFSDNREFISGNRCEKGVGKLTKASSVPNLFKFKYNELFKYKSLTKGEATRGEIGIPRVLNMYENYPFWHTFFTALKFRVVLSDRSTRKVYELGMETIPSESLCYPAKITNGHIVSLLNKGIKNIFYPCIPLEIKEEIEADNNFNCPVVTSYPEVIKANMDEIRKEDINFIYPFLPLDNEKRLSKRLTEELKSFQIPKREIDQAVKKAYQELENFQQKIKDKGLEVVKQLQENGTKAIVLAGRPYHIDPEINHGIDDLIASFGLAVLTEDSVAHLGDIERPLRVVDQWVYHSRLYRAASFVAKEKNIELIQLNSFGCGLDAVTTDQVQEILERFGKIFTVLKIDEINNLGAVRIRLRSLLAAMNERDAIKFEPRKLYDLTPRKVFTEEMKKNHTILVPEMSPIHFQFLEPAFNSEGYKIEILPEVEQQDINEGLMYVNNDACYPSIIVVGQIMKALKSGKYDLTKTSVMISQTGGGCRATNYIAFIRKALKDAELGEIPVISINSGGLEKNPGFKWTYKLFHKGCMALLYGDLLMRLVFAVRPYEKIVGSTNLLYDKWVEICKRAVVRGRFKEFEANMYKIVQDFDNLEINNIKKPKIGVVGEILVKFHPFANNNIALHLEEEGAEVVMPDLTDFLLYSAFDSVYKYDKLSGSFKGNLLGKLAINVIEFYRREMKKALSESKSFSPPIKIYELAKKAEPIISLGNQTGEGWFLTAEMIELIESGVENVVCVQPFACLPNHITGKGMISEIKRHYPKANISPIDYDPGASEVNQLNRIKLMLSVAFKKLAAENKAHEEISTTLKEIASTENYS
- a CDS encoding insulinase family protein translates to MKLYVLNRKVILAVTIVLIAFLVYQGVQYFKINKYGFRLIEEKTISEINSNVKIFKHKKTGARLIHIDNDDENKVFSINFRTPPTDNTGVAHIIEHSVFCGSRKYPLKDPFVELNKGSLNTYLNAATAPDYTMYPCASVNEKELRNLMDVYLDAVFYPNFYQNPEVFRQEGWHYELKDEKSILNYQGVVYNEMQGVYSTPSNYLLRNILNSLFPNTVYSKDSGGDPLAIPNLSSKEFLEYHQKYYHPSNSFIYLYGDLNLSQTLRYLNKEYLRNFSQKKIASKIPLEPTFTEKKYFIGSYPSNKGESTDNKTYISRNYVLGENQNQELTWAFQILNLVLDNNSSPLKEALNFADIGENISSFYEPSIQQPILGIVVENAKEYDQQRFERIVESSLTKMVDEGIEPELIKSAINQVEISLREESLNAGRGINYNMKVMSSWLYDHDPSLFLEYEETLEKIKSEIPNKYFENLIKTYLLENKHQSQVIVKPDPYLLDKNKIKVAERLTKITESLSEADVDEILNLNEKLKSWQVKPDEKETVAKIPKISLRDIRTPQKPEMLKKSIEETNVLHHPFETGELVYLDFYFDASKVPQEKISYLYLLAQLLGKVDTKGLSQEELKEKIKMHTGGIGCEVRAFTDYKDKNVFYPKFIISAKVLESNLPEVFKILSEIGTSNFKETKNLATEIKKVKLTSQNLALESGERLAIKRCLSYFNPGEAYNELGGLSFNHFITQTAEGLSTRENEIRANLQEVSKLIFNKQGLLISITCDKDKYKSVSDTLPDYLKSLNNKQTKANLFKFKMVKKNEGIISPVQVQHVIQGNNFKNLGYEYHGSMKVLENIIDTEYLWNRVRMQGGAYGARASFSSTGDFILFSYRDPNLSKTLEVFKELPKFIEGFKVTDNEINKYIIGAISDLDRPLSPYEQSRLSAMNHLVNCSYKDVQENRKQILDTNEKKIRELVPLLKKVLEDDYHCIVGNEKVIKDNQEYFGQIMNINL